The window CATGGCCCCGGCGATCACGACCCGGTGCGCCGCACGCTCTCGCGCGTGATCGCCAAGGGCGGCCGCGTCGACCGCGACCTCGCCTTCGGACGGCTCGGCGGCCCCGCCGCGAAGCTGCCGACCTACCCCTGGCAGAACGCGCGCTTCGCGGTCTCCGTCACCGGCGAAGGGCAGGGCATCTACCACGGCTACGACCAGCATCCGCTGATCGGCGCGCGGCTTAAGGTCGACAGCGACCAGTGGACCACCCACCTCGACCCGCTGGTCGCGCCGCTGCTCGCCGACCACAAGGTCGGCGGCCGCGTGGTGGTGCCGGCCGCAGCGCTCGCCGAGATGGCGCTCGCCGCCGGCCGCGCCTGGCTGAAGACGCCGACCGTGGAGCTTTCGGATTTCGAGATTCCGCATGCGCTGACGCTCGATTCCGACTCGTTGACGGAGGTGCGGACCCGCATTTCGCCGGAGAGCCGCACCGTCGAGATCCTCAGCCGTCCGCGCCTGCGCTCCGACGACTGGATCCTGCACGCCAGCGGGCGCGTCGCGCCGACGCCGACCAAGGTGATCCCGACCCCGGAGCCCGTCTCCGGCGACGGTCCGAGCTTCACCTCGGCCGAGATCTACGCCCGCTCCGAGATCCACGGCCTCGGCTTCGGCCCGGCTTTCCGCGCGGTCGAGCGGGTCGACCGGCCCGCGCCGCATGCGATCCGCGTCACGCTGAAGCCGGAGGCCGAGCGGGCCGGCGCGCGGGACGACCGCTACGGCCTGCACCCGGCTGACTTCGACGCCTGCTTCCACGGGCTGCTGACTCTGTTCGGCGAGCACGGCGACCGGCCGGACGTGACCTACCTGCCGATGCGCTTCGGCGCGCTGCGGCTGATGAAGCCGGGCGCCGCGATCGGCGCCGCTGAGATTCGCATCCGCCGCTTCAGCCCGCGTTCGATCGACGCGACTTTCACCGTGTTCGGCGTCGACGGCGAGATCGTCGCGACACTGACCGACGCCCGCTTCCGGGCTGTCACGCTCGCGCGGCGCACGCCTCTCGAGCGGCTGTCGTACCATCCGGCCCCGGCGCTGATCGGCGCGCCGCTCGACGGGGAGACGCCGCCGGCGCCCGAGGCCGCGGCCATCGTCGCCCGCGCCAAGGCGCTCGGCCTCGCCGGCGACGCGGACGACCGGGCGGACGACGACCTGCTGCTGGAAGCCTTCGCCGTGGCGCTCGCCCACGAGGCTCTGGTCACGCTCTTCGGCCGCGCCCGCAGCGGCGCCGTCGCCGCGCTGGTCGCGCGCAAGCGATTGGCCGCGGGGTCGGTCCGCCTCGCCAACCGTCTGCTCGCGATCCTTGAGGAGCGCGGCCACGCCTCGCTCGACGGCGAGACCTGGACGCTCGCCGCCGCCACCGGCCTGCCCTCGGCAGTCGACATCGCCCGCACGGTGCTGGCCGATCATCCCGACCGCAGCGCGGAGGTGACGCTCGCCACCCGCGCGCTCTCCCTGCTGCCGAAGACGCTGAAGCAGGGCCCGGGCGCCGGCGCGCCGTTCGGCGCCTCCACCCTCGCGCATCTCGCCGGCGGCGCGCCGCTCGTCGCGGCGGGCGTCGAGGCTGTCGCGGCGCTTGCAGCCGACACGCTCGCGGGCTGGCCGGCCGACCGGCCGCTCCGCATCCTCGAGCTCGGCGCCGGCGCCGGCGCGCTGACCCGCCGCCTGCTGCCGCTCGGCGGCGACCCGCGCGTGACCCTCGCCGTGACCGATCCCGACGCCACCGCCGCGGAGCGCCTGCGCTTCGCCTTCGCCGGCGCGCCCGGCGTCACCGTCGCCGCCTTCGATCCCGGTTCCGACGCGGAAGCCCCGGGCCGGTTCGACCTCGTCGTCGGCGCTGTCGGCTGGGGAACCGCGCTGCATGACCACGACGCGGTCCGCCGCCTCGCGGCGGCGCTGGCCGACGGCGGACGCCTGCTGCTGGCGGCGGTCGAACCGGCTCCGTTCCTCGACGTCACGCTCGGCCTCGACCCCTCGTGGTTCGACCGGTCGGCCGCCGACGCCTTCCCGGTGGGCGCGGCCCGCGCGCCGGAGGACTGGGCGGCGGACTTCGCGGACGCCCGGCTGACCGACCATGCCTTCGCGCCCGTCGCCGGCGCCCGCGCGCCCACCACGCTCGCCGTCGCCACCCGCGCGCCCCGCGCCGCGGAGGCGGACGAGACCGTCGCCGCCGGCCCGGTCGTCCTGTTCGCCGAGACCGCCGACGGCGCTTTGGCCGCGGGCCTGTCGGAGGCGCTCGCGGGCGCCGGCCGCAAGGTCGCGCGGATCGCGGGCGAGCCTGGCGCCGACTGGGGCGACGCCCTCGACCTCGGCCTCGGCAAGGCGCCCAAGTCAGCGCCGAAGCCCGACCTCGTCGCCGTGTTCGACGCCGCCGGCCCGGACGACTCCGCGACCGCGACGACGCGCTCCGGCCGCCTGCTCGGTCTCGTCCGCGCCGCGGCCGCAGCCGAAGCGCGGCTGTGGATCGTCGCGCCGGGCGCGCTCGGCTGGACGCTGGACAGCGGCGGCCGTACGGATCAGGCGGCGCTCGCCGGCTTCCTGCGCGTCGTGCGCAACGAGTTCCGGGGACAGGACATCCGGCTGATCGACGTCGATCCGGCGCTTGGCGACGAAACCGCGGCGCGCGCCGTCGCCGCCGAGATCGCCGCCCCCCGCGCCGACGTCGAGATCGAGATCTCGGCGGGCGGCGTGCGCGCGCCCCGGCTGCGCCACGGCCTTCCGCCCGCGCCCGTCAGGGCTGCGAGCGCGACGTCCGTCCGCGCGCAGCTCGACACCGGCCGCGAAGGCGGCCTGGACGACGTCGCGTGGCGCCCCGCGCCCGTCATGGCGCCCCAGGCCGGCGAGGTCGCGATCGACGTCGCCGCGGTCGGCCTGAACTTCCGCGACGTGATGTGGGCGCTCGGCCTGCTGCCCGAAGAGGCGCTCGAGGACGGCTTCGCCGGCCCCGGCCTCGGCATCGAGTGCTCGGGCGTCGTCACCTCCGTCGGCGCGGGCGTCACCGCCTTCGCGGCCGGCGACCGCGTGGTCACCTTCGCCTCCGGCGCCTTCGCGAGCCATGTTACCGTGCCCGAGATCGCGGTCGCGCCGCTGCCCGAGGGGCTGGCCTTCGAGGAAGGCGCGACCATCCCGGTCTGCTTCCTCACCGCCTACTACGCACTGGTCGAACTCGCCCGCATCAAGCGCGGCGAGTGGGTGCTGATCCACGGCGGCGCCGGCGGCGTCGGCCTCGCCGCTCTCCAGATCGCGCTCTGGCGCGGGGCCAAGGTCATCGCGACCGCCGGCTCCGACGAGAAGCGCGACCTGCTGCGCGCGCTCGGCGCCCGCCATGTGCTGTCCAGCCGCAACCTCGACTTCGTCGACGAGGCCCGGCGCCTCACCGGCGGCGAGGGCGTCGACGTGGTGCTGAACTCGCTGTTCGGCGAGGCGATGGAGCGCAGCCTCCAGACGCTGAAGCCCTTCGGCCGCTTCCTCGAGCTCGGCAAGCGCGACTACTACGCCAACAGCCGCGTCGGCCTGCGTCCGTTCCGGCGCAACATCGCCTACTTCGGCATCGACGCCGACCAGCTGCTGGTCCACCGCAAGGATCTCGGCCAGAAACTGTTCCGCGACGTGCTGAAGCTGTTCGCGAAGGGCGTGTTCTCGCCGCTGCCCTACCGCGCCTTCGGGGCGACGGAGGTGCGCGACGCGTTCCGGCTGATGCAGCAGTCCGGGCACATCGGGAAGATCGTGGTGCGGCCGCAGGTGCCCGAGGCGCTGAGCGTCCCGGAGACCGCGTCGTTCCAGGCGGCCGAGGGCGCGCATGTGCTGGTGGGCGGCCTCGGCGGCTTCGGTCTCGCCACCGCGGAGTGGCTGGTGGCCAAGGGCGCGACCAAGCTCGCGCTGATCGGCCGGTCCGGCGCTAGGGGTGAGCACGCCAAGGCCGGCGTCGCGCGGCTGAAGGCGGCGGGCGCGGAGGTGAAGGTGTTCGCCTGCGACGCGGCCGACGAGGCGGCCCTCGCGACGGCGCTCGACGAAACCCGCGCGGCGCTCGGGCCCATCGGCGGCGCCTGGCACGTCGCCATGGTGCTGGAGGATTCGCTGCTCGCGAACCTCGACGCCACGCGCTTCGAGGCCGTGCTACGGCCCAAGATCGACGGCGCCGCGGCGCTCGACCGGCTGACGGCGAACGATCCGCTCGGCCAGTTCGTGGTCTACTCCTCCGCCACCACCGTGATCGGCAATCCCGGTCAGGCCAACTACGTCGCGGCCAACGCCTGGCTCGAGGCGCTGGTGCGCCGGCGCCGGGCGGCGGGCAGGCCCGGGCTCGCGATCGCCTGGGGCGCGCTCGGCGACGTCGGCTACCTCGCCCGCACCGGCGAGGTGAAGGAGAAGATCCAGCGGCGGCTCGGCCACGCCACGCTCTCCGGCGCGGAGGCGCTCGAAGGGCTCGGGACCGTGCTGGCGCGCAACGACCCGCGTCCGGAGACGGCGGTCGTCGCCATCGCCCCGATCGACTGGGCGGCGGCGCGGCGCGACCTCGCCTTCCTCGCGGCGCCGACCTTCGCCGAAGTGCTGGCTGGCGCCGAGCTTGGGCCGCAGGACACGGTGGAGCAGATCGATCTTGCGGCGCTCGTGCGCGGCAAGGACGCCCGCGAGGCGCGCGACGTCGTGTCGGAGATCCTCGCCGGCGAGGTGGCCCGCATCCTGAAGCTGCCGGCGAAGGAAATCTCGGCCCAGCGCCCGCTGGCCGAGCTTGGAATGGACTCGCTGATGGGCCTCGAGCTGCGCATGAGCGTCGAGCGACGCTTCGACATCGAACTGCCGCTCGTCGCGATCGGCGACTCGACGACCCTGACGACGATCGCCCAGTCGATCGTCTCGCGCATCCACGAGCCGGACGGCGGCGCCGAAAACGCGGCGGTGAACGCGGACCTCGTCAACCGCCACCTCTCCGACGACGTCGCGGTCGAAGACCTCGCGGCCTTCGGCGCGGCTGTGGAGGAGCGCCGGTCGGCGATCGGCCGGGTGACCGGATGAGCGAGCGGCGTGGCGTGGGCGCGCTGTCGCGCTCGGCGAAGGACGGACTGCTCAGCGCGCTGAGGCAGTCCGCCCCGAAGAAGGACGGCTCCGCGGAGGCTCCGGCGCCGCGGGCGAAACGGGCGCGGAAGGCGCAGCTTCGGTTCCAGGACCTGCCGGAGCTGAAGGACATCCGCACCCAGCAGGCGGTGGCGGAGCTGATCGGCGTCGGCACGCCGTTCTTCCGCGTGCACGACGACCGGGCGGGCGCGACCACCCACATCGACGGCCGCACCATCCTGAACTTCGCCTCCTACAACTACCTCGGCCTGAACGGCCATCCCGAGGTCAGCGCCGCCGCCAAGGCCGCGATCGACCGCTACGGCACGTCGGTCTCCGCGAGCCGGCTCGTCGCCGGCGAACGGCCCATCCACCAGGAGCTCGAAGGCCGCATCGCGCGCTTCATCGGCGTCGAGGCGGCGGTGTGCTTCGTCAGCGGCCACGCCACCAACGTCTCGGCGATCGGTCACCTCATGCGCCAGGGCGACTTGGTGCTCTACGACAGCCTCGCGCACAACTCGATCGTGGTCGGCGCGACGCTCTCGGGCGCGACCCGGCGGCTGTTCCCCCACAACGATCTCGACGCGCTCGAGGAAATGCTGATCGCCCACGCCCATGGCCACGCGCGGGTGCTCGTCGTCGTCGAGGGTCTCTACAGCATGGACGGCGACTTTCCGGACCTGAAGCGCCTCGTCGCCCTGCGCGAACGCTTCGGCTTCTGGCTGATGGTGGACGAGGCCCATTCGCTCGGCGTGCTGGGCAAGACCGGCCGCGGCATCGCGGAAGAGGCCGGCGTCGATCCCAACGAGATCGACATCTGGATGGGCACCCTGTCCAAGACGCTCTCGGGCTGCGGCGGCTACATCGCCGGCTCCGCCGCGCTCTGCGACTATCTCAAGTTCTCCGCGCCCGGCTTCGTCTATTCGGTCGGCATGCCGCCGCCGGTCGCCGGCGCCGCCATCGCGTCGCTCGACGTGCTGGAGCGCGAGCCCGAGCGGGTGGCGAAGCTGCGCGCGATCGGCCAGCGCTTCGTGGAGAAGGCAAAGGCCGCGGGCCTCGACGTCGGCGCCAGCGCCGGCTTCGCGATCTCGCCAGTCATGGTGGGCGACAGCCTGCGCGCGGTGCATCTGGCGAACCGCCTGCTGGAGCGCGGCGTGAACGCGCTGCCGATCATCCATCCCGCCGTGCCCGAGCGTTCCGCCCGGCTTCGCTTCTTCTTCACCAGCGAGCATGAGCCCGCCCACATCGACGAGGCCGTCGCCGTGACCGCCGACGAGCACGCCAAGCTCGCGGAGGCCGGCTTCGGCATCAAGATGGCGGCGGCGCTCGCCAAGGCGACGCGACCGGCCTGATCGTCGTGACCCACGCCCCGGACCATCGCCCCTCGATCGAAATCCGCCCGGTCGAGACGCGCCGCGACGTCCCGCCGTTCTGGCGGGCGGGCCTCGTCGCGCAAGGCCGCGATCCGGCCTTCACGCCGCCGCTGCTGCACGAGCTCAACCTCACCATTACGCCGGGCAACACGCCGTTCGCCCGCGACAACGACGGTCGCGCCTGGACCGCCTTTCGCGACGGGCGACCGGTCGGGCGGATCTACGCGGTCAAGGACCACGCCCATCTGGCGATCCACAAGGACGGCGCAGGGCATTTCGGCTTCCTGGAGGCGATCGACGACGACGCTGTCTGGGACGCGCTGTTCGCGACCGCCGCCGCCTTCCTGCGCGAGCGCGGGCTGACGCGGATGACGGGCCCGTTCAGCGCCTCGATCAACCACGAGTGCGGCTTGCTGGTGGCGGGTCACGACACGCCGTCGTCCACCCACACCAACTACGCGCCGCGCTACTACGCCCGGCAGCTGGAGCGCCTCGGCTTCTCGGGGCTGAAGGACCTTATCGGCTACGAGGGCCCGGTCGCCGGCAGCCCCCTGCCGGGGCGCGTCAAGCGCGCCCGCGCGCGCTGGGCCGGCTCCAAGGACCTCGTCATTCGCAGCGCCATCGGCCGCGAGGCGGTCGCCACCCTAAACGCCATCTACAACGACGGCTGGTCCGGCAACTGGGGCGCCGTGCCGGTCTCCGACGCCGAGGCGAGCTTTCTCGCCGAACTGGCGCAGCCGCTGCTGCCGCGCGACTGGACGACGATCGTGACCTGGAAGGACGAGCCGATCGGCGTGCTCGCCATGGCCCCGGACGTGAACGAGGCGATCCACGGGCTCGGGGGCAAGCTGTTCCCCTTCGGCTGGGCCCGCATGCTGTGGCGGCTGAAGGTGGCCGGCACCAAGCGCGTGCGCGTCCCCGTCATCGGCGTGCGCCGGGCCTGGCGCGGCACCCGCGTCGGCGCGATGGCCGCCGCCTCGCTGCTCGCCGACGCCGTGGAGAAGGCGCAGGCGGCCAAGGTGCAGCGCATGGAGGTGAGCTGGATGCTCGAGGAGAACCGCTCGGTCATAAACCTCGTCGCCAGCCTTCCCGCCAAGCATACCAAGACCTGGCGGCTCTACGGGAAGGACCTGTAGGCCATCGCCGCAATGCGGACCACGGCGCGCCGCGGTTCTCGCGCGGCCTGAAAAGTGCTACCCGCCCGGACGTCCGCACCGTCCAAGGCCAAGATCCCATGTCCGAACGTCCCGTCGCTCGCGCGTTGCTGTCGGTTTCCGACAAGACCGGCCTGCTCGACTTCGCCCGCGCGCTCGTCCAGCAGGGCGTCACGCTGGTCTCCACGGGCGGGACCGCGAAGGCGATCGCGGAGGCGGGGCTCCCCGTGCAGGACGTGTCCGATCTCACCGGCTTTCCGGAGATGATGGACGGCCGGGTGAAGACCTTGCACCCCAAGGTGCACGGCGGCCTGCTCGCCATCCGCGGCGACGCCGGCCACGAGGCCTCGATGGCGGAGCACGCCATTCTCCCGATCGACCTGCTGGTGGTGAACCTGTACCCGTTCGAGGCGGCGCTCGCGCGGCAGGCGGACTACGACGACATGGTCGAGAACATCGACGTCGGCGGGCCGGCGATGATCCGCGGCGCCTCCAAGAACCACGCCCATGTGGCGGTCGTGGTCGACGTCGCGGACTACGGCGCGGTGCTGGACGACATGGCGGCGAACGGCGGCGCGACCTCGCTCGCCCTGCGCAAGCGCCTGGCCGCCAAGGCGTTTTCGCGCACCGCAGCCTATGACGCGGCGATCGGGACCTGGCTTTCCGACCAAGCCGGCGAGACCACGCCGGCCTTCCGGGCGCTCGGCGGCACGCTGGCGCAGGGGTTGCGCTACGGCGAGAACCCGCACCAGCAGGCGGCGTTCTACCGGACGGCCGAGAGCCGTCCCGGCGTCGCGACGGCGGTCCAGCTCCAGGGCAAGGAGCTCAGCTACAACAACCTCAACGACACCGACGCCGCCTATGAGCTCGCGGGCGAGTTCGACCCGGCGCGGACGGCCGCCTGCGTCATCGTCAAGCACGCCAACCCCTGCGGCGTGGCGGAGGGCGCGAGCCTGAAGGACGCCTACCTCGCGGCGCTCGCCTGCGACCCGGTCTCGGCCTTCGGCGGCATCGTGGCGCTGAACCGCACGCTCGACGCCGAAGCCGCTGCCGAGATCGTCAAGATCTTCACCGAAGTCATCATCGCCCCCGACGCCACCGACGAGGCGAAGGCCATCGTCGCGGGCAAGAAGAACCTGCGCCTGCTCGTCGCCGGAACCCTGCCGGACCCGCGGGCGAAGGGCCTCAGCGTGAAGACCATCGCCGGCGGCTTCCTGGCGCAGGACCGCGACAGCGCGGTGGTGGACGATCTCGAACTCAAGGTGGTGACCAAGCGGGCGCCGACCGAGGCCGAGCTCGCCGACCTGCGCTTCGCCTTCCGCGTGGCGAAGCATGTGAAGTCGAACGCCATCGTCTACGCCCGCGGGGGCGCAACGGTCGGCGTCGGGGCCGGCCAGATGAGCCGCGTCGACAGCGCCCGCATCGCCGCCCGCAAGGCCGTGGACGCGGCCGAGGCGGCGGGCGCGAGCGAGCCGCTGACCCGCGGCGCGGTGGTGGCCTCCGACGCCTTCTTCCCCTTCGCGGACGGTCTCGACGCCGCGATCGAGGCGGGCGCGACCGCCGTCATCCAGCCGGGCGGCTCGATGCGCGACGCCGAGGTGATCGCCCGGGCGGACGAGGCCGGACTCGCCATGGTGTTCACCGGCGTGCGACACTTCCGCCACTGACGCCGGACGATGGCGCGGGGTTCACGCCGAGTTCAGCCATCCGTGATTGTCCGGAGCTGACTCGGGCGCGACACGCGTGCTATGGCCGGTTGCAGCAACAGGGTACCCCCTCCGCTTCGTCCGACCGTTTCGTCTCCGCCCCATGAGGCCTGACCGCATGACGTCGTTCCGTCCCGTCGTCCGCTCCGCTGCGCTTGCCGGCGTCCTCGCTCTGGTCTCCGCTTCGGCCCACGCCGAGGCCCTTCGCGGTCCCTGCCGCATCGCCGACGCCTACCTCGGCCTGTCCGGCAAGCTTGACCGCGCCACCGCGAACGTCCGGCAGGACGACGAGCTGAAGGTGCTGGTGGTGGGCTCGTCCTCGACCGCGGGCGTCGGCGCGACGGCGCCGGAGAAGGCCTATACGAAGCGGCTCGAAACCGAGCTGGAGGAGCGGCTGCCCGGGGTCGACGTGGACGTTGTGGCGCGCGGCGTCGGCGGCGAGACGGCGCTGGGCGCCGAGGCGCGGCTCGACAGGGAGATCGCGGCGGCGAAGCCCGACCTCGTCGTCTGGCAGATCGGCACCAACGACGCGGCGCGGCGGATCGATCTCGCGACCTTCCAGCAGGTCACCGAGCGCGGGCTCGCCCGCATCGCCAAGGCCGGCGTGGACGTCGCGCTGCTCGACCCGCAGTACGTGCCCCAGGACGAGGCGGCCTACGCGCCCTATCTCGGCGCGCTCGAGGCGCTGGCCGCCAAGACCGGCGCGCCCGTCGCCCACCGCTACGCCGCGATGCGCGCGCTTGCGAAGTCGGGCGCGGCGGACATGCTCTCGGCCGACCGGCTGCACATGAACGACATCGGCCACGCCTGCGTCGGCGCCTTCCTGGCCGAGACGCTCGGCCGCAAGCTCGCGCCGTCGCCCGCCGTCGCCGACGTCGCCAAGCGGACCTGAAGGCGAAAGCGGACCTGAAGCCGAACGGCCGCGAAGGCGGCCGTCTTCAGCGGCCGGCGTCTTTCCTTGGGGGCCGCCCGCCCCCATGTCTCCCGCGGCGTCCGCCCGAGGAGACCGCGTCCCATGCTCGTCACCACCACCCCGACCGTCGAAGGCCGTCGCATCGTGGCCTATCACGGCCTCGTCACCGGCGAGGCCATCCTCGGCGCGAACATCTTCCGCGACCTGTTCGCGGCGGTGCGCGACATCGTCGGCGGCCGCTCCGGCGCCTATGAGAAGGAGCTCAAGCGCGCCCGCGACATCGCGCTGGAGGAGATGACGGCGGAAGCCCACGCCCGCGGCGGCAACGCCGTGATCGGCGTCGACCTCGACTACGAGACCGTGGGCGACAAGGGCTCGATGCTGATGGTGTCGGCGACCGGCACCGCCGTCACTCTGGCGTAGCGCGCGCGGCCGGCGCCGCAGCCCGGCGTCATCCGCCCCCGAACAGCCGTTTCAGGAAGCCGAGAGGCTCGCGCAGCGGCCCGCCGTCGCCGCCCCCGCGCGGGCGCTGCCGCGGGGTCTCGTCGACCCACTGGCCGTCGGGCATGTCGCCGCCGTCGCCGCCGCCGGGACCGGTCTGGTAGACGTCGCCCGGCTCCTGGTAGCCGGCCACATGAGCGTTCCAGTCGCCCGGCAGCGCCGCGACCGCGACGCCGTCATGGGCGCGCGCCATGAAGCGGCTCCAGATCTCGACCGGCAGTCCGCCGCCCGAGGCCTTCTTGGTGACGGAGTTGTCGTCGTTGCCGAGCCAGACGGCGGTGACGAGGTGGGAGGTGTAGCCCACGAACCAGGCGTCTCGGAAATCCTGGCTGGTGCCGGTCTTGCCCGCCGCCGGCCAGGCGCGGAACGAGGCGCCGCGCGCGGTGCCGGAGCGGATCGTCTCGGTCAGCATGGCGTTCATCATGCCGACGCGATCGATGTCGACGACCTCCTTCGGAGGCTCCGCCCGGCGGTTGTACAGCACCTCGCCCTCGGAGGTGGTGACGCGGGTGACGACATAGGGCCTCGCCAGCATGCCGCCGTTGGCGAAGGGCGCGTAGGCGCCGGCGAGCTCGATCGGCGTGACCTCAGAGGTGCCAAGCGCGACCGAGGGGTTCGCGGCGAGTTCGGAGCTGATGCCGAGCCGCTGGGCGGTGAGCACCACGTTCTCGGGGCCCACCTCGACGCCGAGCCGCACCGCGACGGTGTTGATCGAGTGCGACAGCGCGGTCGTCAGCGTCATCGGTCCGTTGTAGCGCCGCGAGTAGTTCTCCGGGTTCCAGCCTTTCAGCCGGATCGGTTCGTCCACCCGCACGGCGTCCGGGGTCAGGCCGAGCTCCAGGCCGGTGAGATAGACGAAGGGCTTGAACGACGAGCCGGGCTGGCGCTTGGCCGCGACTGCGCGGTTGAACTGGCTGTCGGCGTAGGACTTGCCGCCCACCAGCGCCTTGACCGCGCCGTCGGGCGCGAGCGCGACGAGCGCGCCCTGGCTCACCTTCAGCGCCGGCCCCTTCTTGGCGATCGCCTCCGCGAGGTCCTTCTCCGCCTCGGCTTCGAGCTTGGGGTCGATGGTGGTCTGGACCGTCAGGTCCTCGTCGTAGACGCCGACGAGGCCGTCGAGCTGGTCCATCACCCAGTCCGCGACATAGCCGATCGCGCCTTCGGGCTTGGGCGCGGGGGAGGGCGGGGAGACGCGGAAGGCGCGGTTGGCGAGATCGCGGGAGATGTAGCCCTCGTCCGCCATGGAGGCGAGCACGAGGTCGGCGCGGGCGCGGGCGCCCTCCGGGTCGCGGGTCGGCGCGAGCCGCGACGGCGCCTTGACGAGACCCGCCAGGATCGAGGCCTCGGAGATGTTCACGGCGCGGATCGACTTGCCGAAGTAGCGCTGCGCCGCGGCCTCGACGCCATAGGCGCCGGCGCCGAAGTAGACGCGGTTGAGGTACATCTCGAGGATCTTCTTCTTGCCGAACTTGCGTTCGAGCCAGAAGGCCAGCACCGCCTCCTGCACCTTGCGCTCCAGCGAGCGCTCGGGCGTCAGGAACAGGTTCTTGGCGAGCTGCTGCGTCAGCGTCGAGCCGCCCTGCACCATGGTGCCGTGCTCGAGATTGGTCTTCATGGCGCGCGCCAGGCCGATGAAGTCGACGCCCCAGTGGTCGTAGAACCTCCGGTCCTCGATCGCGATGAAGGCCTGCGGCACGAAGGGCGGAATCTCGGACAGCGGCACCTGCGCGCCGCCGGTCTCGCCCCGGTTCGCGAGCGGCTTGCCGTCGGCGCCGGCGATGACGACGTTCGGCGGGCGCTTCGGGATCTCGAGCTTGTCGATCGAGGGCAGGCCCGAGGCGTAATAGGCGATCACCCCGCCGACGCCGACGGCGCCGAACAGGCCGAGCACCACCACGAGCGAGAGCAGGCGGCCGAGCCAGCTCCGCCGCGGACGCCCGCCGCGACCTCCGCCGCCCTCGCGGCGACGCTTCGGCGCCTTACGCCCCATGACCCAGGCCCAGTAAGACAGTTTTTCCCGCTCCGGGCGTTCCGGCTCCGACGCGCCCGCGTCGAACCGGGGCTCCCGCCGGCCGTCGCCGCGCGGCTCGTCCAGGCGCGGCTCCTTGAACGGGTCGCCCCGCCCGTCGCCGGTCGGCCGGTCGTCGGGCGTCAGCCTGAGGTCGAAGGCTCCGCCGGCGCCGCGCCCGTCGAACCGCGGTTCCCGCCGTTCGTCCTTGTCCGAGCGCCGTCCGAACGCCATGCCTGCCCCACCTCGTCACGAATCCACGCCGCGGCGCCGTCACGCGCCGTCCCATGTCCACCGGGGTGGACTTTGAATGCGGCGGGTTTAGGGACCGTTAGGGCCCCAAACGCGGCCGCGACTCCTCGGTTCCCAAGCGTTTTGCGTCCCGCGCGGCGACCCGTTTGTGCAGGTGGACGAAAAAGGACGTTGCAAACAGTGGGGTCAGCAGGTTCGCGAAGGGCACCAGCGCCAGCGCCGCCACCACGAGGCCGCCTGAGAACACTCTCAGCCTGTGGCGCCTGCGCAACGCGGTCGCCTCCCCCTCGCTGCGGAACCGCATGGCGGCGAGCGAGAAG is drawn from Methylopila sp. 73B and contains these coding sequences:
- a CDS encoding aminotransferase class I/II-fold pyridoxal phosphate-dependent enzyme — encoded protein: MSERRGVGALSRSAKDGLLSALRQSAPKKDGSAEAPAPRAKRARKAQLRFQDLPELKDIRTQQAVAELIGVGTPFFRVHDDRAGATTHIDGRTILNFASYNYLGLNGHPEVSAAAKAAIDRYGTSVSASRLVAGERPIHQELEGRIARFIGVEAAVCFVSGHATNVSAIGHLMRQGDLVLYDSLAHNSIVVGATLSGATRRLFPHNDLDALEEMLIAHAHGHARVLVVVEGLYSMDGDFPDLKRLVALRERFGFWLMVDEAHSLGVLGKTGRGIAEEAGVDPNEIDIWMGTLSKTLSGCGGYIAGSAALCDYLKFSAPGFVYSVGMPPPVAGAAIASLDVLEREPERVAKLRAIGQRFVEKAKAAGLDVGASAGFAISPVMVGDSLRAVHLANRLLERGVNALPIIHPAVPERSARLRFFFTSEHEPAHIDEAVAVTADEHAKLAEAGFGIKMAAALAKATRPA
- the purH gene encoding bifunctional phosphoribosylaminoimidazolecarboxamide formyltransferase/IMP cyclohydrolase — translated: MSERPVARALLSVSDKTGLLDFARALVQQGVTLVSTGGTAKAIAEAGLPVQDVSDLTGFPEMMDGRVKTLHPKVHGGLLAIRGDAGHEASMAEHAILPIDLLVVNLYPFEAALARQADYDDMVENIDVGGPAMIRGASKNHAHVAVVVDVADYGAVLDDMAANGGATSLALRKRLAAKAFSRTAAYDAAIGTWLSDQAGETTPAFRALGGTLAQGLRYGENPHQQAAFYRTAESRPGVATAVQLQGKELSYNNLNDTDAAYELAGEFDPARTAACVIVKHANPCGVAEGASLKDAYLAALACDPVSAFGGIVALNRTLDAEAAAEIVKIFTEVIIAPDATDEAKAIVAGKKNLRLLVAGTLPDPRAKGLSVKTIAGGFLAQDRDSAVVDDLELKVVTKRAPTEAELADLRFAFRVAKHVKSNAIVYARGGATVGVGAGQMSRVDSARIAARKAVDAAEAAGASEPLTRGAVVASDAFFPFADGLDAAIEAGATAVIQPGGSMRDAEVIARADEAGLAMVFTGVRHFRH
- a CDS encoding SGNH/GDSL hydrolase family protein, encoding MTSFRPVVRSAALAGVLALVSASAHAEALRGPCRIADAYLGLSGKLDRATANVRQDDELKVLVVGSSSTAGVGATAPEKAYTKRLETELEERLPGVDVDVVARGVGGETALGAEARLDREIAAAKPDLVVWQIGTNDAARRIDLATFQQVTERGLARIAKAGVDVALLDPQYVPQDEAAYAPYLGALEALAAKTGAPVAHRYAAMRALAKSGAADMLSADRLHMNDIGHACVGAFLAETLGRKLAPSPAVADVAKRT
- a CDS encoding heavy metal-binding domain-containing protein, with amino-acid sequence MLVTTTPTVEGRRIVAYHGLVTGEAILGANIFRDLFAAVRDIVGGRSGAYEKELKRARDIALEEMTAEAHARGGNAVIGVDLDYETVGDKGSMLMVSATGTAVTLA
- a CDS encoding PBP1A family penicillin-binding protein codes for the protein MAFGRRSDKDERREPRFDGRGAGGAFDLRLTPDDRPTGDGRGDPFKEPRLDEPRGDGRREPRFDAGASEPERPEREKLSYWAWVMGRKAPKRRREGGGGRGGRPRRSWLGRLLSLVVVLGLFGAVGVGGVIAYYASGLPSIDKLEIPKRPPNVVIAGADGKPLANRGETGGAQVPLSEIPPFVPQAFIAIEDRRFYDHWGVDFIGLARAMKTNLEHGTMVQGGSTLTQQLAKNLFLTPERSLERKVQEAVLAFWLERKFGKKKILEMYLNRVYFGAGAYGVEAAAQRYFGKSIRAVNISEASILAGLVKAPSRLAPTRDPEGARARADLVLASMADEGYISRDLANRAFRVSPPSPAPKPEGAIGYVADWVMDQLDGLVGVYDEDLTVQTTIDPKLEAEAEKDLAEAIAKKGPALKVSQGALVALAPDGAVKALVGGKSYADSQFNRAVAAKRQPGSSFKPFVYLTGLELGLTPDAVRVDEPIRLKGWNPENYSRRYNGPMTLTTALSHSINTVAVRLGVEVGPENVVLTAQRLGISSELAANPSVALGTSEVTPIELAGAYAPFANGGMLARPYVVTRVTTSEGEVLYNRRAEPPKEVVDIDRVGMMNAMLTETIRSGTARGASFRAWPAAGKTGTSQDFRDAWFVGYTSHLVTAVWLGNDDNSVTKKASGGGLPVEIWSRFMARAHDGVAVAALPGDWNAHVAGYQEPGDVYQTGPGGGDGGDMPDGQWVDETPRQRPRGGGDGGPLREPLGFLKRLFGGG